ctttttttttctttttatctctttttttctttttcaagccCATACCGATTTTCATCTTAGTCTTCATAGCTGCCCAAACGGTTGCTGCAGCAGCTCTTTCTCCAAAAGTCGAATCGTTCGCTGTAATGCGTTTTCGCGCTTCCGCAGCGAGTATATTGTCAGCTGCGTGTCTGTCGGTGAGTTCGTTGCTCCGGGAGTacgcaatgtcgtgttcgcgACACGCCACGTCCAACGGATTAATACCCCGATCGCCTCTGGCCAATCGCTTTTTCAGCCTAGTACCCGGACCGCAAAATTGATATCCAGGTATATGCAGTTCAAAAGGAAGCGCATTTATCGCACGATTTAACAAGCCGCGACCTACCGCTGGCATTCGCGACAATTCTTTATCAACGGTGCGGGGCCGTCGATGTGCGTCTGCTGCCACGATTGATTATAATGCTCGTAACAACGACGATAGCTTTGAACCTCTGGATCAGTCTTTATATGTTCCGGAAGCCTATCCCACACGTGTTCGATATAGTTGCCACACACGCGTAGCAAAATAGGCTTCGATACGAATTCTAACTGTTCGGCGCTCAAATCGAGTATATCAGAGGGATGTGACaatatgagaaacattttacatactgAGCAATTTTGCTCGGCGCGTCTCTATAAATAGATCggtcttaatataatttttatcagttcTTATGAGAGGGGAAAAATATGCGGTTCGTACAACATTCACCAgcgattaaaataacaaatttcgaTGACAGGATAATGTCCGAACGAAAGATACGGAGACATGGAAACATGTTGCCGAGTTCTATACGCGGTATAATTTGCGATCCGTCAAATTGTGGCAAGacaaacgtattaataagctTGTTGGAAAGTCCGCATGGAGTACGTTTTgagaatgtgtatgtgtactcgaaatcattacaacaaccgaaatatcgatatttggaaaatttattgacaccGATTGAAGAAGTTAGTTATTTTGCATTCTCCAATAACTGTGTCATTCAGCCGAGTGAAGCGCTTccgaattccatttttatctttgatgacgtggcgtgtgataagcaagatacgataagagaCTACTTTGCAATGGGGCGACACGTGGACGTCGACTGCTTCTATCTCTGTCAGACGTATGCAAAGATATcgaaacatcttatacgcgacaatgcgaatttgctaattttattcaagcagGATGGTACTAATCTAAAACATGCGTACAACGATCATGTAAATACCGATATGTCTTACGAggatttttgcaatttatgtcATACTTGTTGGCAACAAAAGTATGGATTTTTAGTGATAGATAAGGATAGTGCGCTCGTTAATGGACGGTATCGAAAAGGATTTAATGACTTCGCAATACCATAAAGCAGTTAGTTGTTTTCGATACGTTGACCAAGTAGCGTTTCTCAACATGGATAACACAGATAACAGTATGAATCGTGAGAAGATTGTGAAAGAGATTGCGAAAACGAGTGATTCAATTCgcaaaaaatatcgcgctttGAAAGCGGGTAAAGTGCAAGAAGAGATGGCGTTGGAGAGACACTTTAAGCCCATTGTCGAACTATTAAAACAGATTGTTGAAAACACCGTTGGTGATGTATCAGATCCGATTAAGAATGAATCGTTCTTTTCGGGGGAAGACGAATACTCAGAACCAAAACCGAAACGAAAGCGATTAAACGCTTTGCTTAACAATTCTATAATGACCTCTACTCCTGTTAAAAAATGAGACGATCAAAAACTGTACCAActaatttgaatgaaacatCGCAAATATTACATGATAGCGATTTATCGTACAGTCATGTACCTTCTGTCGAAGACGTTTTTGAAGTCGCAGCCAATGAATCGCTTGTGACGTCTATTCGACAACAGTTGGAAACGCGAGAAGGACGTGAAAAGTTGCACGCACACTATGGTCCATTAGgtcaaaaatatatggaaGCTGTTCTGAGTGGTAAAAAACCAGTCATAATAGATACTGTTTATGGAGTTTATTTCACCGACTTTGGAACGATGCTCGGCGATAAACGCATCGACATACATAAGAATGACAGCATAGTCATAGatggtaaaatatatgtgGGAACACCTGGTCTGtacgaattaattttcatgaaaatgccCAACATGTACACGAATAATGACCtgcagaattataaaaacattctattgGCAACAAATGCATATAGGCGCGGGCATATTGCACATAATCAAGTAATGGGCAACAAAgggtctaaatataaaaatataattgcgccTTTAGTAACAGACGTAAAAGTTGGACAAGGTATACCGAGcgctattacattaaatgataacaaaatcGATTATGTTCATTGGGATGATCCCAACGAGCTTGTGGATCGCCTTCGATTGCTCGAGGCCTCACACCAGGCAGGGCACAATGCTCACGACAACGAGATTCTATCAATTATTGAAGAACTTCGCGAGGTtggtcttattataaattaaaactgcatGAAACAAACCATTTAGTCAACATCGAAATGTCAATCAACAAGTTTGGAACATCGCTTGGAAGAGGTGGTGCGGAACCATACTACCAATGGAGTGGATTAGTCAGAAATTACGTGCGCGATAACACTCTTTGCATGACTGCCACTGATTTTGATGCAAAGTCGCGCAAAATTCGACGTGTAGCGCTGCCTGTAGACGATACTGATGCAGCCAATAAACGATACGTGCAGCAGaccgtgaaaattttaaaggatcGACAGGATGAAATCGAGAGGAAGATTGAGACACTTCAAAGTAGAGTGGAAATTACAGCTCATATGTTAAACGAGTTTCAAAGACAGCTCGACGCGGTGACTCATCGTGCAGAGTAAAAAAGTCGATACATCGAATATATGTgtcatttacatattatactcCAAACATGTCTGAGAAACAATTGCTGGTTGAGGAGTTGCATGCTccggcgagaagaaattttcctgGAAGACATGTCATAGTTCGCGGATATGATGACCTGTGGCAGGCGGACGTGGTTGAGATGCGTCCTTACACGCGATTTAACCGAGGTTATCACTACATACTCACCGTTATCGACGTGCTGAGCAAGCATGCATGGGCTGTGCCGCTTAAGACCAAGAGTGGTAGCGAAGTTGCTATTGCGATTGCAAAGATAATTCGGAAAGATGAAAGATGtccgaaaaatttgcaaacagacaaaggaaaggaattttataacgcaaacgtgcagaaactattaaaaaaacatgatattaatcattattctacgTACTCCATAATGAAAGCATCAGTTGTCGAACGCTTTAACCGCACATTAAAGAACGTTATGTGGAAACAATTTACACTCAATGGAAATTATAGATGGCTCGATCTGCTGCCACGTCTCGTGTCAGATTACAATGTACGAAAGCATCGAACTATCGGCATGCGACCCATCGATGTTACGCCTGCAATCGCTAAAAAACTCTTAACCACTGTGTACagtcacataaaaattgcagCACCCGCGCGATTTAAAGTAGGTGACTCGGTGCGCGTCAGCAAattcaaaactgtttttgagaAGGGCTATACACCAAATTGGACTacggaaatatttaaaattatcaaagtaCAGCGTACCAATCCTGCGACATATGTACTGGAAGATTCCTGTGGAAAACCTGTCGCTGGAGGATTCTACGAATATGAGCTGCAGCGTGCTGCAAATCCTGACGTGTatcttgttgaaaaaatattacgcagAAAAGAAGATGAGGTTTATGTCAAGTGGTTGGGATTCGATGGAGCGCATAATTCATGGATACATAAAAgcaatgttatttaatccatataaaaattgtttttattatacttacataaaagtacaatgtaactgtataaacataaaatacattattaattttatattatgcgaGATTTCTTTATCATCCTTCCATTATCCTTAAtacattcttattattaatacttgtactttattaatacttttacataaaaatatgaatgaaattataatgtaaaattataaaatgtgtatataaaatataaaatattatagcggTATTCGATAATGTCCCCATGGTAACGTTTCAACTGAATCGGGTATAAGGTATCTCTTATCGTCGTACGGACTCAAAGCAATTTTCGTTTCGGACACCGTGTATACTTCATGCATCTTGGATCTTATGCATGATTGGCGACGCGTCATCTCGATCTCATCTCTCAAACACTGGGTGTAATCATCAAACGTTATGGTTCGCGCTACTACACTATTCTTGACACCTTTCGCCTTTTTCATATCCTTCTTTCCATCCACCTTCAACGCATACATCTTTGCTCTAAGTCCAACAAACTCGGTCATTATTATACCATTGTTCTCATCTTTCATTAGACCcggaacttttttattctcaagaggcataccgtacgcgTTGTCGACTGGATAATCGCTTGTGTCAAACCTAGCGATATCGCGTTTCATCGTCTCGTAAATATCCTCACACTCGACGAGGTATATGAGACTGTCAGTGTCGGTGTACATGACTCTACATTTGTCACGATATAAAGGTAGCATGTATTCGTGATGAAATTCATATAGACAcgtcttagaaatatctagGATACACATACCTACGTAAATcggcttatataattttacctcgagttttttaagttcaacggcgattaaattttctgcaaaaatactTCGACTATGAAAATTTGGTTTCGCGATCATTGTCTCTGCACCATACCGCCCCGCCCATGTCGTCAACAATTTAACGTCAACATGATTGCGCACATTCTCCATTGTTTTACCGAACACCGCGTTGTTCATgagtttatacaaatttttttcgaaatcattTTTAGCGATGGTTCGGAATCGTGTGTTTAACTCTATATATTTACAGAGCCATGGAGATTGTACGAATTTTAACACACGGTGTATCTTCGCGATATGAAGACCGTGACGCGTGCACTGCTGCAGGTTGCGGTAGTGAATGACGTAACGTTTCTTATCATACAAGGTcgctaaaagtttatattcacGCTTGCCTGGCGGTTTATCGCGTGTCGGGCAGAAAGGTAGGTCAGTGTGCTCATCGTGAAGGTCTCGGGGATACTCGAGATCAACTTCGAGAATGTATCCCGTTGGTGAATCAGGAGCGATCGCACACACGTCAAAATTAGAGACATCTTCGACCCATTGAAATTCTCCATAGGGCAGTGGCTGACACATTGCCCATCCGTacaaattattgacgtcaaagtACATAAGATATGAAGATGGTTTCAATGGGTCGTGCGTCTGCATGTACTTGTTATTGGCTCGCGCATGTCTGCCTGAACATTGACTGAGGCCACCACGTAGACCGCGTTCGATGAACATTACCATGTCAATGTCAGTAAGCAGttcgaaagtaatttttgtatattttaacatagcgtcccacgtgtatccggggagagtgtaataatgtgctggatcgagaccgtaactttctaagcatttatcgcgaaaattttcaaaaatgtcagcTAACAATAACACatccgttttcaaatataaatcgcTGTATTCACCCAACGTTCGAACGGAGAATCGCTCCCAGACATTCTCGGCGTGCGCGTAATCGCTCTTGGATACAGTATCACCGGTTAGggaactgaaaaataattcgcgCGGCGGTAAACATGTCCTGCAGCTTGTCCACGCAATCTACGTACTCGTACGGAAATACACCTTTTCGTGTCAATAAATCGAAATCCTTGTCAGacaagtgtaaaaatttggaacgtacaatttttaatttttctttacctAGAAACAATGCCAATTTTTCGagactagtatttaaaaatttatatgaatctataaaccgtagttttatgtaattgtgtgGATTTAATTTATCGGCTGTGTCTATGACATGTTTTGTGaaagaaatgtacttttctttAGTGATGGGGAGTATGTCGGTCTTCCCTTTGAACGCAGTGGCTATTtccttaataatgaaatgtgaATCGTATCcagataaattatgaaaaataattggtatatatgatacatttcgataatttaGATTACAAAGAGAATGTGCTGGACCGCGGTAACGACCGGTCAGGtgacaatgatcgcgcacCCGCGTATCGTCTGGCGCAAACGGCTTATCGCAGATATGACACCGCGTCGCGCTACGGTATGCCTCCAATTGTTCTTTCGATAACGTTTCCATGGGGACATTAGTGGATAAACGAGTTTTAACATTATGCgctaatttttcaatttgtttcgTGAACCACGCGATGCAATCTTTATCGCGACGAAACCTATACGTAGATAACGCGTCGTCGTACGAGCATCGCACGTAGTATCCGATGCTGAATACTTCGTGTTGTTGATATGTGTACGACGCTTGCTCTGCATTGTGTTGTGTCTTCCGCAGCACACACTCGAGGTCTGCGTAGACAACGAAGGGCACTCGTTCCTTGTGGTTTACGTTCTGAAAATTTAACCATTTGTTGTCTTCAGCGGGCAGTGTGATAGCACAGTCGTTCATCGTCTGGCAGTCCACATCATGTAATTGCAGCCTCTCGCAAGACGAAAAATAGTGCAAGCacctgtaaaaatttaaaaaattttaattacttttttgctAGATcatgaaagttttttttgcatgtgaatatagtatacataccgatcacaaatgtatttcttgtgcTCCTTTTTATTTAGTTGGGAGCTAACGAGACGGGacagattttttatccaaGCAAAGTGACCCACGCCGCCTTCGCACAGATTTtgcaagtataataaattgacgtGCTTTTCTTTCTTGTCATTGGAGAGTCGCAGCGGAAGAATCTTTAGCATCGCCATTTCCTTTTTGATCCCGTAGACGTTGATCGATACATTGTTAAGACTCTCAAATTTTCCTATATCCTTTAGTGTAACGGGAAACGCAATGTCGTCAAACTTTAGAACTGTTGTATAATGCGGATATGATGACTCCCTTTCTGAATTTCTTTCGGCAGGGTATAGCGCAGCGACCACTGACCACGCGAAGCATGCATTGTCCTTTGAATTAACGTTCACTACCGCacgtttcattattatttctcgCGGTAACGTCACGTGACACCCTGCGTGTAGAggattatacttatttatatttagagtcAAATTGAGAATTCGCGATAGCGCCCACCCGCTATCACGTTCTTGAAACTCTTCGAGTGATGCTAATGTGGGCTCGATAACGCGTCGCTCATACCACTCGTCCAAATTTaacatttgaaataattcacaatttttagtgtttatacttttgtttgCACGGTTATCACCCGTGACAAACACACCATTAAACGCAGTGTTTACTTTCACACTGTTGTGTTCCTCTAGAGCGTCCCGCACTCGCTTGAGCACTATACCGCCTGCGTCTTCTAAAAACGTTCGCGGTTCAatatagtttgtatttatcactGCACCTGTCTGAATGCGATTCTCGAACGCTGCA
This genomic stretch from Monomorium pharaonis isolate MP-MQ-018 chromosome 4, ASM1337386v2, whole genome shotgun sequence harbors:
- the LOC118645376 gene encoding uncharacterized protein LOC118645376, translating into MSEKQLLVEELHAPARRNFPGRHVIVRGYDDLWQADVVEMRPYTRFNRGYHYILTVIDVLSKHAWAVPLKTKSGSEVAIAIAKIIRKDERCPKNLWLDLLPRLVSDYNVRKHRTIGMRPIDVTPAIAKKLLTTVYSHIKIAAPARFKVGDSVRVSKFKTVFEKGYTPNWTTEIFKIIKVQRTNPATYVLEDSCGKPVAGGFYEYELQRAANPDVYLVEKILRRKEDEVYVKWLGFDGAHNSWIHKSNVI